A region from the Riemerella anatipestifer genome encodes:
- a CDS encoding aminopeptidase translates to MKKALPSILIFLFSILSCAVKAQQDSIWAKVSFPKTKENRVIINQKIVRYQNEKSDNFQLLNWIAAYQPKNTTLAKRMLEARKTDLYFSKPKDRGYLKSLSINGEKYTNLDQEIISVPLEHAKSKDNKIELNLTYELQLPHSKYTGIGWNSEKEKALLKYFFLVSNTSNEPRYFQNLDEKQYIGVFWDVQLDNPLLKASSNLQEVQPNHFTGTLNTDPEFVVSLKNNEEKFTIVHKNTLVEFTYPISQEEKQSLYFYVPLQLNFIEESLGKLPKKILISERTKNENNFTGIDDFKFGKFKLKMFSDAQKTDLNYFSIISKKCVEHLLQTDNLNAHWIENGLKTYLEIRYLKTIYNDEKLLGQLPDKLTLFKISPLKWSNASKLKLTERYGITYQYITSQNIDQPIDTPLQLMSNFNTTAVSQMEVGSLFNFIAEKMGVNQFNNFLKRYLSEHNGTVINKEDFLNQLIIESKYSANFAANFIRKKNRLDFKIKKVEKQENGLLVHIHKNTEEKVPFQLKVTNSDNQDSLYWYDSSNKKKEIYHIPQTDVEKIVINDDYLLPEYNVRNNYLYTKGIFYNMKKPRLKFYTDIPDPEYEEIYISPWLNYNFYDKVLIGARISNSNLLDKPFLYSVMPYYSTGTNKLTGSAGVSYNILPPNSFFQNWRIGANATYFHYNKDLAFRRLTIFSNITLPKDARSQIEQRFGASFQHLTRDLSPLMQEMNDYDKYSLFNINYTYSDRKAIHEKLFSTNFQAGGDFSKISAEAFYRWEYQQNKKLSLRFFGGYFLQNQTRNSYFDFGISYLSNYAFTYSIIRQTNSNYLAPRQFIMAEGAFKSAINDTANQWINSVNIDLHSFRFFSVYADVGLYKNKNQSPRFIWDTGASLKVIPDLFEIYFPIQSSLGFEPSFKDYSKRIRFMFNFNLNAVVNQLRRGWF, encoded by the coding sequence GTGAAAAAAGCATTACCATCTATTCTAATATTTTTATTTTCTATTCTAAGTTGTGCTGTAAAAGCTCAGCAAGATAGTATTTGGGCTAAAGTTTCATTTCCCAAAACGAAAGAAAATAGAGTTATTATCAATCAAAAAATAGTTCGTTATCAAAACGAAAAATCGGATAACTTTCAGCTTCTAAACTGGATAGCAGCTTATCAACCCAAAAACACCACCCTTGCTAAAAGAATGCTAGAGGCTCGAAAAACTGACCTTTATTTCTCCAAACCAAAAGACAGAGGTTATCTAAAAAGTTTAAGTATCAACGGTGAAAAATACACCAATCTTGACCAAGAAATTATTTCTGTACCATTAGAACATGCTAAAAGTAAAGATAATAAAATAGAATTGAATCTAACCTACGAACTACAACTTCCACACTCCAAATACACAGGTATAGGCTGGAATTCAGAAAAAGAAAAAGCCTTACTAAAGTATTTCTTTCTAGTTTCTAATACCAGCAATGAGCCAAGATATTTCCAAAATTTAGACGAAAAACAATATATAGGTGTTTTTTGGGACGTACAATTAGATAACCCTCTACTTAAAGCAAGTAGCAATCTACAAGAAGTTCAGCCAAACCACTTTACAGGAACTCTAAATACAGACCCTGAATTTGTAGTTTCATTAAAAAATAATGAGGAAAAATTCACAATAGTCCACAAAAATACTTTGGTAGAGTTCACCTATCCTATAAGTCAAGAAGAAAAGCAGTCGCTCTATTTTTATGTGCCGCTCCAACTCAATTTCATAGAAGAAAGTCTAGGTAAATTGCCTAAAAAAATACTCATAAGTGAAAGAACTAAAAACGAAAATAACTTCACAGGAATTGATGATTTTAAGTTCGGGAAGTTTAAGCTTAAAATGTTCAGCGACGCTCAAAAAACTGATCTTAATTATTTCTCCATCATTTCAAAAAAGTGTGTAGAACATCTTTTACAAACGGATAATCTTAATGCCCATTGGATTGAAAACGGGCTAAAAACATACCTAGAAATAAGGTATTTAAAGACTATTTATAACGATGAAAAACTCTTAGGGCAATTACCTGATAAACTCACTCTTTTTAAAATAAGCCCTCTAAAATGGAGTAATGCTTCTAAACTCAAGCTTACAGAACGGTATGGGATTACTTATCAATACATTACCAGCCAAAATATTGATCAGCCTATAGACACACCGCTCCAGCTAATGAGCAACTTTAACACCACGGCAGTAAGCCAGATGGAAGTAGGAAGTTTATTTAACTTTATTGCTGAAAAAATGGGCGTAAATCAGTTTAATAACTTTCTTAAAAGATATTTATCTGAACATAACGGAACGGTTATCAATAAAGAAGATTTCTTAAATCAACTCATTATTGAATCCAAATATTCTGCAAATTTTGCAGCTAATTTCATCAGGAAAAAAAATAGATTAGATTTCAAAATTAAAAAGGTTGAAAAACAGGAAAATGGACTACTCGTTCATATTCACAAAAATACTGAGGAAAAAGTGCCGTTCCAGTTAAAGGTTACAAACTCTGATAACCAAGATAGTCTATATTGGTACGATTCTTCAAACAAAAAGAAAGAAATTTATCACATTCCACAAACCGATGTAGAAAAAATCGTAATAAACGATGACTATCTTCTCCCCGAATATAATGTCAGGAATAACTACCTCTATACTAAAGGAATATTCTATAATATGAAGAAACCAAGGCTAAAATTTTATACCGATATTCCAGACCCAGAATATGAGGAAATTTATATTTCACCTTGGTTAAATTATAATTTTTACGATAAAGTACTTATAGGAGCTCGCATAAGTAACAGTAATCTTTTAGACAAGCCTTTCCTTTATTCTGTAATGCCTTACTATAGTACAGGAACTAATAAACTTACTGGCTCAGCAGGAGTATCCTATAATATTTTACCACCTAACAGTTTTTTTCAAAATTGGAGAATAGGAGCAAATGCCACCTATTTTCACTATAATAAAGACTTGGCTTTTAGAAGGCTAACAATTTTTTCTAATATCACTTTGCCTAAAGATGCTAGAAGCCAAATAGAGCAAAGATTTGGGGCTTCATTTCAGCATCTTACAAGAGATTTAAGCCCATTGATGCAAGAAATGAACGATTATGATAAGTATAGCCTATTCAATATAAATTATACCTATTCTGATAGAAAAGCTATACATGAAAAACTATTTTCAACCAATTTCCAAGCAGGTGGAGATTTTAGCAAAATTTCAGCAGAAGCTTTTTACAGATGGGAATATCAACAAAATAAAAAACTTAGTTTAAGATTTTTTGGAGGCTATTTTTTACAGAATCAAACAAGAAACTCTTACTTTGATTTTGGAATTTCTTACTTATCTAACTATGCATTTACCTATAGTATTATCAGACAAACTAACAGCAACTACCTTGCACCTAGACAATTTATAATGGCAGAGGGAGCGTTTAAGTCTGCCATAAATGATACTGCAAACCAGTGGATAAATAGCGTTAATATAGACTTGCATTCGTTCCGTTTCTTTAGCGTATACGCAGATGTAGGATTGTATAAAAACAAAAACCAATCTCCACGCTTTATATGGGATACAGGTGCAAGTCTAAAAGTTATCCCTGATTTATTTGAAATCTACTTTCCTATCCAATCCTCTTTAGGGTTTGAGCCTTCTTTTAAAGACTACTCTAAAAGGATTAGATTTATGTTTAACTTCAATCTAAACGCAGTAGTAAACCAACTTAGGAGAGGTTGGTTTTAA
- a CDS encoding BT0820 family HAD-type phosphatase, whose translation MLNNKKLAIDFDGTIVEDAYPGIGKPKVFAFETLKKLQMEGYRLILWTYRSGKALDEAVEFCRKHGLEFYAINSSFEGEVFDSATQSRKLDADLFIDDRNLGGFPGWGEVYNIIKDKIEFRVEGKEVLAYSKLKKEKKKGLFW comes from the coding sequence ATGCTTAACAATAAAAAATTAGCTATAGATTTTGATGGCACTATTGTAGAAGACGCTTACCCAGGAATAGGTAAGCCTAAAGTTTTTGCATTTGAAACTCTAAAAAAACTCCAAATGGAAGGCTATAGACTAATACTATGGACTTACCGTAGCGGAAAAGCTCTAGACGAAGCCGTAGAATTCTGCAGAAAACATGGACTAGAATTTTATGCTATCAACTCAAGTTTTGAAGGAGAAGTTTTTGATAGTGCGACACAAAGTAGAAAGCTTGATGCAGATTTATTTATTGATGATAGAAACCTTGGTGGTTTTCCAGGTTGGGGCGAAGTCTATAATATCATTAAAGATAAAATAGAATTCAGAGTAGAAGGTAAAGAAGTTTTGGCATATTCTAAACTGAAAAAAGAAAAGAAAAAAGGGCTTTTTTGGTAA
- the pheA gene encoding prephenate dehydratase, with product MNKIAFLGPQASFTQLAASQIFLNEELLPQTSILDCFIALDEGKVDKIVVPLENSIEGTVSVTLDYLYDFKDITINTEVVMPISHHLMVHPNNTLVENIISHPQALAQTFHFRRNHFKEVLTTDYTSTAAAAKLVSENPDKPWAAVANTYAAKLYNLKILHSNIQDFEQNHTRFVVVSKKGGNKLELPCQSLAQKSSLLVTLPTDYAGGLHQILSVFAWRKMNLSKIESRTLKTGLGNYFFFINVVGDWGNILYQNALEELESIGVKVKFLGDYNEYLLEG from the coding sequence ATGAATAAAATAGCATTTTTAGGGCCACAGGCTTCTTTTACACAGTTGGCAGCTTCTCAGATTTTTTTGAATGAGGAGCTATTACCTCAAACCAGTATATTAGACTGTTTTATAGCTTTAGACGAGGGTAAGGTAGATAAAATTGTAGTGCCTTTAGAAAACTCCATAGAGGGCACCGTTTCAGTAACTCTGGATTATTTATATGATTTTAAAGATATTACTATCAATACAGAGGTAGTGATGCCTATTTCTCATCATTTAATGGTGCATCCCAATAATACTTTGGTAGAGAATATTATTTCTCACCCACAGGCATTAGCCCAAACTTTTCATTTTAGAAGGAATCATTTCAAAGAAGTTTTGACCACAGATTATACTTCTACGGCAGCGGCGGCAAAACTAGTTTCAGAAAATCCAGATAAACCTTGGGCGGCGGTTGCCAATACTTATGCAGCGAAACTTTATAACCTTAAAATTTTACATTCTAACATACAGGATTTTGAACAAAACCACACTCGTTTTGTGGTGGTTTCAAAGAAAGGAGGAAATAAGTTAGAACTACCTTGTCAGTCTTTAGCTCAAAAATCAAGTCTATTGGTTACTTTACCAACAGACTATGCTGGAGGGTTGCATCAAATTCTATCGGTATTTGCGTGGCGTAAGATGAATTTATCTAAAATAGAAAGCCGAACTCTAAAAACAGGACTTGGTAATTATTTTTTTTTCATCAATGTTGTAGGAGATTGGGGAAATATCCTTTATCAAAATGCATTGGAAGAATTAGAGTCTATAGGAGTTAAGGTTAAATTTCTAGGCGATTATAACGAGTATCTTTTAGAAGGCTAG
- a CDS encoding DUF7017 domain-containing protein, producing MDSKTVFELRNEAKYLSGVEKLNKLNNALNISRQLYLEDGSDEWIKKAFAWILIDLCKYYIADRKLNQAEVCFKELNTIDFQGHEDDIIENQKNFLRPRIDTNYSEVQKAEELSKNGKHQEALAIFKNLISQNRLTELHHEPYGWIIYRYIKAKESNLTSVEVRMFLRDYMKLKNERPSMLHSMILNFALNYSKKHNDFKFYNFFLLWNPDNLRYEDLNGGYKDGKDIPSLISRICREFVNSNTEINIEELLCKINLNKEVVIDFFRETIFWNILNAHKENKFSELWNLFEQYNNNYSNLGQSKWHSEVLNLAERFMQENDEWRFLNFFKNWNPENLRIDDWKETRKEEYTYKPLAIKALKKSFEILKTQTIEQDLSWLIKPYKTAIKLFPYDTWLLREKALLHFKNNEFDLAIKIYKQLVLELANKHYIWQEFSDCISSDNSLKIGMLSKALSLEKNEDFLGDIHLDLAKVLIDENLLENAFVELEAYKKHREIKGWKLSSLFDELYKKASSIKQSLKDNRELYKKYIPFAENFAYADFNWTELVLVDKWKDDKGKDRLTFTDGKTIEFTISKNRFAALKQSELGQILKFKLHKQEIKKEVETKFTWFEKTIVIEHKYIPLITERSERKHWEILEDTFAIVDYINKEKNIIYAITTENKEVFFPQIKPELQIGDFVTAKSYIKKVKDENRTELRQIQKIDKGSVISKFQTQIAIIDGVNEQKQLFHFVISSKLQGIVKFTETSLRPNEGDFFKLSFVIKIEKDKKMRVKALNIESTNEINTSLQKDITGLLEVKYKDYNYEEDIPDFAFIGDYYVPKYLLEKNNISHDCRVKARVIYGEDKMKRPRWKVIKVEKCTTE from the coding sequence ATGGACTCTAAAACCGTTTTTGAATTACGAAATGAAGCAAAGTATTTATCAGGAGTAGAAAAACTGAATAAATTAAACAATGCTTTAAACATTTCACGACAATTATACTTAGAAGATGGTTCAGATGAATGGATAAAAAAAGCATTTGCTTGGATTCTCATAGATTTGTGTAAATACTACATAGCCGATAGAAAATTAAATCAAGCAGAAGTTTGTTTTAAAGAGCTAAACACAATAGATTTTCAAGGTCACGAAGATGATATAATTGAAAATCAAAAAAACTTTCTTCGTCCAAGAATTGACACTAATTATTCGGAAGTTCAAAAAGCAGAAGAATTAAGTAAAAACGGAAAACATCAAGAAGCATTAGCAATTTTCAAGAACCTAATTTCTCAAAACAGGCTTACAGAATTACATCACGAACCTTATGGTTGGATAATTTACCGATACATAAAAGCGAAAGAAAGTAATCTTACGTCTGTTGAAGTGCGAATGTTTTTGAGAGATTATATGAAGTTAAAGAATGAAAGGCCATCAATGCTTCATTCTATGATTTTAAATTTTGCTTTAAACTATTCAAAAAAGCACAATGACTTTAAGTTTTACAACTTTTTTCTTTTGTGGAATCCTGACAATCTTCGTTACGAAGATTTGAACGGTGGATATAAAGATGGAAAAGATATTCCTTCACTTATTTCACGTATTTGCAGAGAGTTTGTAAACTCAAATACCGAGATAAACATTGAAGAGTTATTATGTAAAATAAATCTTAACAAAGAAGTTGTTATAGACTTTTTCAGAGAAACTATTTTTTGGAACATTCTAAATGCTCACAAGGAAAATAAATTTTCTGAGTTGTGGAATCTGTTTGAGCAATACAATAATAATTATTCCAATCTCGGACAATCAAAATGGCATTCCGAAGTTTTAAATCTTGCTGAGAGGTTTATGCAAGAAAATGACGAGTGGCGTTTTCTCAACTTTTTCAAAAATTGGAATCCAGAAAATCTAAGAATTGACGATTGGAAAGAAACAAGAAAAGAAGAATACACATATAAACCATTAGCAATAAAAGCACTTAAAAAATCTTTTGAAATCCTGAAAACTCAAACAATTGAACAAGATTTATCTTGGCTAATCAAACCGTATAAAACTGCAATCAAATTGTTTCCATATGATACATGGTTGTTGAGAGAAAAAGCATTGCTTCATTTTAAAAATAACGAATTTGATTTAGCAATCAAAATATACAAACAACTTGTTTTGGAACTGGCGAACAAACATTATATTTGGCAGGAGTTTTCAGACTGTATCAGTTCCGATAATTCTTTAAAAATTGGGATGCTATCAAAAGCATTGAGTTTAGAAAAAAACGAAGATTTTTTAGGCGACATTCATTTAGATTTAGCAAAAGTGTTAATTGACGAAAATCTTTTAGAAAATGCATTTGTAGAACTTGAAGCATACAAGAAACATAGAGAAATAAAAGGTTGGAAATTATCATCACTTTTTGACGAATTATACAAAAAAGCAAGTTCAATTAAACAAAGTTTAAAAGACAATCGGGAACTATACAAAAAATATATTCCTTTTGCCGAAAACTTCGCTTATGCTGATTTTAATTGGACAGAGCTTGTTTTGGTTGATAAATGGAAAGACGACAAAGGAAAAGACCGTTTAACTTTTACAGATGGAAAAACGATAGAGTTTACAATTAGTAAAAATCGTTTTGCAGCCTTGAAACAATCTGAATTAGGACAAATTTTAAAGTTCAAACTTCACAAGCAAGAAATTAAAAAGGAAGTTGAAACAAAATTTACATGGTTTGAAAAAACAATTGTTATAGAACACAAGTATATTCCACTTATTACAGAAAGATCTGAAAGGAAACATTGGGAAATTTTAGAAGACACTTTTGCTATTGTTGATTATATAAACAAAGAGAAAAACATTATTTACGCAATTACAACGGAAAACAAAGAAGTCTTTTTTCCTCAAATTAAACCTGAACTACAAATTGGAGATTTTGTAACAGCCAAGAGTTATATCAAAAAAGTAAAAGATGAAAACAGAACAGAACTGCGACAAATCCAGAAAATTGACAAAGGTTCTGTCATTTCAAAATTCCAAACTCAAATTGCAATCATTGACGGAGTGAACGAGCAAAAGCAATTATTTCATTTTGTCATTTCATCCAAGTTGCAAGGAATAGTCAAATTCACAGAAACAAGCCTAAGACCAAACGAAGGCGATTTTTTTAAACTTTCATTTGTTATAAAAATAGAAAAAGATAAAAAAATGAGAGTAAAAGCACTAAACATAGAATCAACAAACGAAATAAACACAAGTTTACAAAAAGACATCACAGGTCTTTTAGAAGTAAAATACAAGGATTATAATTATGAAGAAGATATTCCTGATTTTGCTTTCATTGGAGACTATTATGTTCCGAAATATCTTTTGGAAAAGAACAATATTTCTCACGATTGCAGGGTAAAAGCAAGAGTTATTTATGGAGAGGATAAAATGAAACGCCCAAGATGGAAAGTAATAAAAGTTGAGAAATGTACGACCGAATAA
- a CDS encoding copper resistance protein NlpE, whose protein sequence is MKNFGIAVLVLGALASCNKKENEKNSVNHTSSEVVQESVTDKNEATETYEGVFPCADCDGIKVTLTLNQKDWSYHMTSDYMDKEKLENNGTFTWDVTKKFITLTDGEDAEEQQVFYVSDKGLFLVPEVGSKDIKEDYQLIKK, encoded by the coding sequence ATGAAAAATTTTGGTATTGCTGTTTTGGTTTTAGGAGCATTGGCATCTTGTAATAAAAAAGAAAATGAAAAAAACTCTGTAAATCATACTTCATCAGAGGTAGTTCAAGAAAGCGTTACGGATAAGAATGAGGCTACTGAAACTTATGAAGGAGTATTTCCTTGTGCTGATTGTGACGGGATTAAGGTTACTCTGACTTTAAACCAAAAAGACTGGTCTTACCATATGACTTCAGATTATATGGATAAGGAAAAGTTAGAAAACAACGGAACTTTTACATGGGATGTTACCAAAAAATTTATTACACTTACCGACGGAGAAGATGCTGAGGAACAACAAGTATTCTATGTTTCTGATAAAGGTCTTTTCTTAGTTCCAGAAGTTGGTTCTAAGGATATTAAAGAAGATTATCAACTTATAAAAAAGTAA
- the map gene encoding type I methionyl aminopeptidase, with product MIQLKTIEELRLIKESAQLVSKTLGMLAKEIKPGVTTNHLDTLAAEYIKDHGGEPAFLGMYGFPKNLCISPNSEVVHGIPNDTPLKEGDILSVDCGVYMNGFYGDHAYSFEVGEVAPETKELLKVTKESLYKGIEQCVRGKRVGDISHAIQSHCEAHGYGVVKELVGHGLGRKMHEDPQVPNYGRKGSGKVLKDGIALAIEPMINMGTHEVVFHSDGWTVTTKDNLPSAHFEHNVCIIGGRPVLLSTFKYIYEALGISSTEEEPFNIDF from the coding sequence ATGATACAACTTAAGACGATTGAGGAGCTAAGATTGATAAAGGAGAGTGCCCAACTGGTTTCTAAAACTTTGGGTATGCTAGCAAAGGAAATAAAACCAGGTGTTACCACCAATCATTTGGATACTCTAGCCGCGGAATACATAAAAGACCACGGTGGAGAACCTGCTTTTCTAGGAATGTATGGCTTTCCTAAAAATCTTTGTATTTCGCCAAATTCAGAAGTGGTACACGGTATTCCTAATGATACTCCTCTTAAAGAGGGCGATATACTTTCTGTAGATTGTGGTGTCTATATGAATGGCTTTTATGGCGACCACGCTTACTCTTTTGAAGTAGGAGAAGTAGCTCCAGAAACCAAAGAATTACTAAAAGTAACCAAAGAATCTTTATACAAAGGGATAGAACAATGCGTAAGAGGAAAACGCGTTGGTGATATTTCTCACGCTATACAAAGCCACTGCGAAGCTCATGGCTATGGCGTGGTAAAAGAACTTGTAGGGCATGGTTTAGGCAGAAAAATGCACGAAGACCCACAAGTACCTAACTACGGTAGAAAAGGAAGTGGAAAGGTACTAAAAGACGGTATTGCTCTAGCCATAGAACCTATGATTAACATGGGAACTCACGAGGTGGTTTTCCATAGTGATGGCTGGACGGTAACTACTAAAGATAACCTTCCTTCAGCACACTTTGAGCATAATGTATGTATCATCGGTGGAAGACCTGTTTTACTCTCTACCTTTAAATATATCTACGAAGCACTAGGCATTAGTAGTACAGAAGAAGAACCTTTTAATATAGATTTTTAA